In Cheilinus undulatus linkage group 14, ASM1832078v1, whole genome shotgun sequence, the genomic stretch TTTcaaaattaagacatgaaagagccacaaataaccacaaaagagccacatgctgctccagagccacacgttgagtatcactgttctgaattttaaaacatgtttttgctcgTCTCTCATGGCTTCAGTAGGAGTTTGATTTAGCTTAAACTCATGTAAGGACATGAAAAGAGCTGCCTGTTTTTATTCAATCTCCCTCTGAGTTTCCTTTTCTGCCTTCTGATGGTGTTAAATATATTTCATGTAGTTATAATGTGAAACCTCTGGCTTGTGTCTGCGGTTAGAAGTACCTTTCACATCAGGCTTTTCTGAGTCGGTGCTTGTGTTTAGGATTTTCTTGGTTGTTGATGGCGGTGCTGGTGGTGGCGATGTTGTAGCATTCTCCTGCtgaaactctgaaaaacaaaaaactgctgTGAGAAAAAATGTAACAGTTTATAGTTCTAAATCAGTGATTATTCAAACGATTTAAGGTGGTTTTCATAATCATACCGTGTTTACCAGTGAAGGGCTGGGGGCTGAATCTGAACAGATGTTTTACATGTTTGTAACCATCCGTCACTTCACATTTGAGCAAACCGAGTTTCTCTGAGGGAATCGACACAGAATCCACACACACTTCAGTCTGTGACGTCTTAGTTTCCCTTTTATCTGTGCCCTCATAAATCCACCTCACTTTGTGGTGACACTGGTGAAACGCTGACACTGAGCAGTTGAGGACCACCTGATCGCCATCTTCATGTTTGGTCACtgataaagaacaaaaacacgtacattttattttattgtttgtgtgAAACTAGAGTTTGATCTGctgtcattaaataaaaaccCACTCTGAAGCATGGAGAGTTCCACTTGATTTTCTTGTCTTGAACTGTTCAGTTGAGAGTAGTAAACACCAACATCTGCCTCTGTGACTGTCTTTAGAACCAGAGAACAGTTCTCTGCCAGACCCAGTCTGTCTGAGTATGGAGGATCCGGGAGAATCTGCCCGTTTCTCACCAGATCTGCTTGTTTTTTCTTACTTCTCCAGAACCAGTCAATACCAACACATCTGCTCCCATCATCCACCGCATGTCCTGAAGGTAAAGTGACGTTGACTCCATCCCTGACGATGAGGAGTAAATGTTCTCCAGTCACTGctgtttaaaagacaaaacagataaaactgTAAATGTGTTCTACTGCTGTGGTGTACGATCACCTTCAGGACAGTTTAAGATTGGAAACATTaaagttgttgttttcaatgaaactcatggatggtgttgtgtctcagggctctttggatcactgaaatcaatctcagacacctgtgctcattagtttgccaggtgagcccaattaaaggaaaactacataagaaggacgttccacattattaagcaggccacaggttccAGCAATATGGGAacgaaaaaggatctctgctgctaaaagcgtcaaatagtgtaatgcctagaatatgaaaatattagatactttacaaaaatgtaagcatgatcatcatactgtgaatttgtggctgattcagagcacagacgggtttatgcagataaaggcatgaggaaagtttctgacagacaaattcatcggaTTAAGACAGTAGCtactaaaatgccattacaaagcaacaaacatgtatttgaagctgctggtgcctctggagtctcaccaacctcaaggtgtaggatcctccagaggcttgaagttgtgtataaacctactattcagtcacccctaaccaatgctcacaagcagaaacggttgcagtgggcccagaaatacatgaagactcattttcaaacagtcttgtttactgatgagggCCGTGAAACCCTGAATGGTCCAGATGAAGGGGTAGTGAAtagttggtggatggccaccatgtcccaacaagacTGTGACAttagcaaggagggggcggagccATGATTTGTGCTgaaatcatggggagagagtcGCTAGGTCCCTTTAGGGTAcctgaaggtgtcaaaaatgacctcagcaaagtatatagagtttctgactgaccactttcttccatggtacaaaaagagaaccatgccttctgtagcaaaattatcttcatgcatgacaatgaaccatctcatgctactaagaatccctctgtgtcattggctgctatgggcataaaaggagagaaactcatggtgtggcccccatcctcccctgacctcaaccctgttgagaacctttggagcatcctcaagctaaagatctatgagggtgggaggcagttcacatcaaaacagcagctctgggaggattttccaacattttgcaaagaaattcaagcagaaactcaccaaaaactcacaagttcgatggatgcaagaatagtgaaggtgatatcaaagaagggctcctatgttaacatggaactttgcctgttaagatgattttgattgaaatagctttgatttcagtaaatatgaccttttaatgctgcagattcaacaaatgaccattttcagttctttataacccaataaatgttttgaaactctgttgtgcataataattttgaACATGTTGTAGTTGATAATGCAATCAAGTGTCTCCTGATCATTTAAAATACAATCTACTATATTAACAGTTCTATTAACTGTAGTTATTGTAAATGACTTTTTGAGGCCCACCTGCAGAAGCTGTAGCCCGGCCCACTCTTTGGCAAGCACTGACCTATTGTACAAACATCTTCATGTGTAACAGAGCGTCTTCATCAGAGGGAAACCTTAGGTTGAACACAGTCAAGCGTGTGCAGCTGTTGCAACAAACTGTATTTGTCAATTTCTGCAAATACGGATCTATTGCAAAATAAACAGTTATTTCTGTGGTATTTCAACACCACTAACTTCCGATTCATAAATCTATATCAGAGTGTTGAAATGCTGCACAGAGCTATGTAAATGATGTCTGTTGTTTTGGTTGAAATTTGTACTGCATGTTCAGCGCTGATGTCTTAACAGAAGAGTGTAGAACTACTTTAGAAATATCTTGTTGACTGaacttaaataaataatagaagGTTGTTCCATCGCAgttaaatatgttgttttatcAAGAAGTAACTGCTGAGCCATCGTAATGACTTGAAGGTGCAACTTTAGAAAGGGGGTAGaatttattttactcaaaagcagtaaaatttactcttttttttagTGCGTTTATCACCAGCCACcaccagagttggagtaaaaacagatgaaattctGCTGGAATAAAACTTTAACCACGCCCACTTAAGTTTTACTTCAGCTCCATCACTCACAGACAGTCAAGGCTGCAGATCGTTAgctgtcccagctgcagctaatccttGTTAATCAAGACCTGGTGTTAaactttcagacacctgtgtTCTACAGCTTCTAATCAGGTgacctggctcctcttcaactTTTGAGTCTAGTTTTTTGACCTTGTCTAACTCCagtttgtcctctttttttttgccagtccTTCTGCCAATCACCAGCCAGCTCATCATCATTTGCATTTATGTTTTCAAATAAACTTATTTAACCCTTCTACCTCATCTAATGCTCTGCTCTGGGTCCTTGTCATATTAGAACACTATGTctaataaaaattcaaactgcGGCatgattcctccccctccctcctccccctgctggcttgctttcaccaCATCGATCTGTGCCCAGACACACAATTATAATAACAGAAACAGTAATAATGATGTAAAACCGCTCTCTGAAGCATCTTTTACCTCACGacaaagagccggctctttgaaccgCCTTGTTCACAAACGACAACACTAGTCACCACTGtcccataaaaacacacacaaacatgatcTGAACAGTTTCAAGTTCCCCTAAAACCAGCATTTTCCTAGAATAGAACCACACTGGTAGATCTAAAATCCATCTTAATAGATGTGGGACTTCTTAATAGATAGGACCAGTTGAATGAACTATATTTAgtaaatgtaatatttaatttcattgcTCTCACCTGTGAACTGAAGCATCAGTATCAGAGAGAAAGTCGTCTTATTCCTTCTGGACTCAGCCATCGTGTCTCTActtcttctttctgtctttgcaGTGAAAATAACCACTCAGTGATGTGTTACTTCCTCATTGTTACACTGTTCCCTTTTTCTCCTCAATTCATGTTGGTCTAACTTATAATGTtatcaaataataaaataaataatatataatgttttttcttgttcattTCCAGTAAACTGAAACTACAGTagactttttgcctttaaattctAATCATTCAGGCATCATTCATCGGGGTTCACTCCAAGTGCCAAAGAACACACATTGgttgttttgaataaatatcACTCAAACTTGCCAGAGGAtattattttctaaataaaattaaGAATTGTCTGTTCCTTTAATTAGCCTAAATTTGCCTGAcctacacaaaaaaacaacacatttgtccccaaagacaaaaatgtcccattgaaaaccattaaaaatgccatttttgattACACATTTATCTTAACATTAACTAATGCATTCCCTTATGTTAAGATTAAATTTCTGACTActatatttcaatttttaatttttatatttgtccaccagatggTGCTACTTTTTCTCAATCAAAGCATGCCCCAAGATTTCAAACTCATTACTATGCCTCTGAAACAAGTGTGTTACTTTTGATGTTGGatgatggtgtgtgtgtgtgtgtgtgtaagaaaAGTGTGTATGTGTATCTAATTTTagcttttgtgttgtttttctatGAGCTCAGTGAgcgccagcccttttataaaatgggaagtggcttgtgccagcgtttttttTGCcgttttgagtcatctttcaagacccacagaatattttgtactatgactcggaaaacaccaaatagctcaaatgaaagaagaatctctctatttcatcatggaaataACCGTTggtttgcaccttgttccgttcttaatttatctgaagttgaatagaggctagtttcaccaaaaagaccactttttttctagaaagctgagaaaaatgctttttttttgtgaaagagagtctgtcaagcaaaactgtgatttgaattttataatttagccttcaatgacataaaaaaacatctggaaattgtattacaaatgttattatattgtaaaataaatacaaaatacagcacaatacaaccGGACAGCTCCGCCACGGGAGCCCCGATACGCCcatgtcctctcctgcttgcgtgtcccctggcactgcctgtaaattatagaagtagtataatatataatatgttatatatattatatatatatatatatataatctataataaagggtttttttcttacctctttttctgccagcAGACGTTGTtgcagaactgcatggggcttgctcttctctctagtctgcttctgaaatcacagaagCATGTGTTATGGTTTCATttgataaatttggctgaataatcagtgggttcctaacgttaacttacctccattgCTCTGTGACgagaacaagatccgctccgctcactcagcagccattcctcagagtctgggtcggaaaagtccgtctctgaagtgtcgtcgctGTATGTATCCAGCTGGGGGAGACCTCTTTAGCCTCTTGGTCGGCCAAGGCGGATGAATGACAGCACTGATGCCTGGACTCGCTGTTGGTTTCAGTGAGTTACCGATTTCTCAcgcaaaagttaaaagtttctTCCAGTGTCAGCTGGCAAAACTGGCCACTTGATccctcagttttttggggggcattttgtgccgatactaaatattttagaactattagcttagattacctccatctCTGCGTCTCCACTTCCTGCTCTGATCTcagtggctttgatctaccgtctcttccATGTTCAGACTACGTATCCCAggagccccaaaattactcacaggtaGCGCGAGagtgcccccttgtgccagccaccgaaaaaacactttgacgtgtatatatatgtcaatggcactcaatgagttaaaaaagtggAGTTGTGTTAACATACTGgccttttaaagcattaaaatcccccaaaatataATCAATTGTGATatatatttcaggctgaagtagttttgaaagactgactcatttaaagtgggaaaaatatcaatatacagttgaaagaaaaagtatgtgaaccctttagGCTTTCTTaaatttctgcataaattggtcataaagtGTGTTCTGATCTTTATCTACATATAAATTAAAGTTGATTTGAGgaaactgacattttttgatGTTTGGACTTTGAgtgtcagtcttttttttaatctgacacagtagaaaaaaaaatgctttaaaatagaTGTTGCTGCCAGGCATTGACCCATCTCAGCCCTCATAAAAGATAATAATCAAATACTCcatagaaatgtattttatggaaattatttaatttttttctttattctgaaAATAAACAGTGGAGTTGTGTAATCATATccaaaaataacaacatttccATGTATATTTTAGgctaaagcatttttaaaagacaGACCGGTTAAAAGTGGAATACATACGgtacatatatttaaaaaacaagacatgTTTCATGCATCACAAATCAGGATTTGATATATGACCCAAACCCAGTGCTGAACAACTTAACAGCTCTAAAGTATGAggcaaaaatatctcaatcgcccccttgtggctggttGTAGTATAGGCAATAGGGACTGAATTCAGTGCTTCTGGCTAAAAGTAaactacatttcaaagaaaatcaaaaacatctttatagagtggtgcagtcgtgacgtaattttgtaggcaaacctgAAGTTAGCGTTGCATGAGTTCCCTCTGTgtcgagcctatgggattttttaagtgggtttttggattattgctgaaaataagctctgtgtccgTTAAAAAGTTTATGAGACTTacacgttttgttcataaagatgaTCTTCATAAACTGAACATAcaagcatcatatctggttcgttaatctaactgatgaaagtaaaaagctaacgtcatgctgTACTGATCAACAACAcggtcaactgaatttaacgtcATCACCCACAGATACAACTGAACGGCTCAGTTGCTGCACTTGGGGTGATGATGTATGTGGTCCGGACAAAACGctgttagctgtcttttagcaaccaCCTCACTTCTTCGTTTTTGGACttattcctgcaccactctataggtcttatttacatatttaacaGTCTGGCCCCCCACGATGTCTGCCAAGAAAAAACATGTCCCCTGTGCAAATGTAGTTGGTGATCCCTGGTGCTACTCATGACGCTGTTCTCTGGATTCTAACAGAAGCATCAGGGCCTCCTGAGTTTTCATAGACGACTGAAGCTTCAGCTTCATCCTCTCCATTTTGTACCTGTGTGAAGAAAAACTACAAACTTTAGATGCTCAAATCAGATAATTAACACCGTTATAAATTCCTCTTTTCCCATCAGTACTTACAACAGTAAaccattaaataccacagaAATGAGTGTTGATTCAGTTTTTAAACTCACAGCACTGTGATCCATCGGTGTTCGGTTGCCTATGAGGACAAAATACAAACTTTCAGTTTCAACAGCCTAAGTCAATGTTAAACTAACTCTGGTTTATGAGGAATAATGTTAAAGTACCCCCAGCTTTGGTTCTCCTCCACATGTTGACCATCACAACAGTGATTATGGTAACTGCCAGTCCAACAAACATAATGATAGATCTGAGCCAACCTGGAAAGTAAAACCCAAACATTAAAATCATCTTGGCTACAGggtatgatttaaaatcatagttCTGCCTGACTTTGAACTTTTCGTGTGGATAAATATTTTGCCTCATTCACCTATGTGActaaattctggatttagaatgttagaaagtttttcacctctttcctggctgggctTCATGTGGGTGGGGTGGGTGAGGGTGAGCCCACGGAAGGgaatggccccgcccctctgacactttttttgtttttagcatATTTAAACCTGAgcggatcatatttctcctgagtgggcgtggcttcagctcattcgaCAGatatgcccacaccatcctggagcagattttactgcctcatttttcatgattttgaagcttaattttataaacttatagatgttttgactgaaatttgaactaggggctcataacacagtgaccagtgacaacaaacctaaatacagatctgTTTTCCCTTTAAAGGGTCTTTAAAGTCTTGTGAGACCTGAACGTTggctgatggccagaggtgccagctggactccttGGTGACATCTCTTCAGTGTACTTTTGAGCATCGTTGTAAAGACGCTGTGTCTCATGCT encodes the following:
- the LOC121521170 gene encoding uncharacterized protein LOC121521170, which encodes MAESRRNKTTFSLILMLQFTAVTGEHLLLIVRDGVNVTLPSGHAVDDGSRCVGIDWFWRSKKKQADLVRNGQILPDPPYSDRLGLAENCSLVLKTVTEADVGVYYSQLNSSRQENQVELSMLQMTKHEDGDQVVLNCSVSAFHQCHHKVRWIYEGTDKRETKTSQTEVCVDSVSIPSEKLGLLKCEVTDGYKHVKHLFRFSPQPFTGKHEFQQENATTSPPPAPPSTTKKILNTSTDSEKPDVKGWLRFTIVSVGLTVLIITVVTVNIQTRTKGNQTQTDNNAEQNGDEDEASVIYENLRGPDASVRIQRRSGALSS